The nucleotide sequence GAGGACCAGAAAAACTGAATCCAGATCTCGACGCGCGGcagttttccctttttcttttttagtGGGTAGCACATACAGTAATGTTTTGGTGCTTGTCTTGGTGTTTCCATTGGCGTCAGCTGCCAACAGCCAACAGTCGTGGTTGTGATGATATCTCGATCTAGCCATGCCAGGACGGTCTCTTGCTGAAGCTGGTCAGATCAACAAGGCCGGAAAATCCAGAGAATTTTCTCAAGGTCCCACAGAAATCAAGCCCTGCCTCTTACTACCAGGTGCGAGGGGATCCTGGTTTCCTTCCTATCAACTTCATGTGGCATGATGTTGTCAAACACCAGTAAACAGCAGGGCCGGTGGTTTCTCCGCAAATTCTGCGGGGTTGTTGCCCGCTTCCTTATTCTAAATCATTGGACAAAGAGGAACGCAAGGCCAGCCCTAACTACTCGACCAGAAGACTACGAGAAATATCACAACTCGAATAGGATCACCAATTCACCAAAAGtccaaaagtgtgtgtgtgtgctcacacGCCACTGCAAACAGTCAAACACACCATGAACAAAAGCACAATCAGGTCGAACAGACAACGATCTCTCTACCATCTTCTTCCAAGCTCGGCGTCAGCGATGTTCAGCCGTCTCCACTCTGCTGTGCCAGGAGGCCCCCAACCTTCTCCTGTGAAAGAACTCAACGCCAGCCAGGATTGGCAGCCTCGCTCCACTGCACCGTTGGCTTCGCAAACTCGTTGAGTAGTTTGAAAGTACCTATTGGTACTGGTAGCATTATAGGGCTACACTCCATTGAAGCAAGGATCACTTCGAGAGCGGCGATGGCATGCTCGAACTCGCCTGCTCCCGGTACAGGTACCAATCGGACAGCGACAAGTTCAACAGTGTATTGAATGAGATCGTACAGAGAGAAACGGATATGCCCTGTTCAACAGTGTCATATGGCGACGGCTCCGTGTAATATAAGGCTGGGTGGACGGTCCATCGTGCAGTCTCGTATGACGGGACATAACAATTGTCCTCAGCCGCGGTCCGGCGCGCAAACGGCGTGTTCCTAAGGAAAATCCTATTCTTACGTGAAGCTTCTATGAAATCTGTATGCACTAGTAACTACTTCCCTCTAGCTAACCGCCACCGGATGAACTAGTACGTAATTTCTTTTTGTAGACCCTGTACGTAGAAATAGTATTGCTCTGTTCTTTTTCCTTTGAGGATCGGCATTTTGTCTGTTGCTAACGGTTAAAGAGTAGAGAGTTCCTAAGAACAAATTAACCATGCCTAAGAAAAGGAAGGTAGAGCCAATTGCTAATTAATCTGTATTACCGGTCATTTTAACAAAGAAAAAATCAGTGCTAAAAATGCTTTCAAAGTAGCATTTTAGAGCATCGTTTTTGTTTTTTCGTCACGCCTTCCTCAAATGTGATCTCAGGATGAAAATTTGTCAAAGTTCATCAGAATTTTTTGAATATTTCTTAATTTTTTCCTGATATTACTGTTCTTGTAGGGTCATTTGAGCTCGAGCTCAAATACTCCATGTCCTATAATTACACAATTAATTATGCTTTTGCATGGCATGTGTTAATAGAGTTTTTGCATCAATAGAGTTTCTATTCgattggggtggggggggggggagggggtaggtAGGGTGTCACAACGCATACCACAAACAAACTACATACACCAGGATGTCCTAGAGagcggtgatgtggcggacggCCTGTGCCGTTTGATATCGATGCCGTCACGGCACACCACGCCTTCATGTCGTGCAATCATAGTTAATTAAGCAAAAAACATATTTGATTGATTCCCTTCTGAATCACACAGGTCCGTGTTGGGCATGAACCTCTTGAACGTCCACCCTGTGTCCGCGAATACGAAATTTCTTCACGGCAAATTCAAGAAATGTCTGTGAATTCAAAATATGTGCAAGTATTCTTAAAAAATGTTCAACtattcaaaaaaaatgttcgtgaatacaAAATATATTCAAGCATTCAAAAATAATGTTCGCGGATTCAAAATATGTTAAAGGATTCTTGAAAAATTCAAGTATTCAAaacaaatattcatgaatttgactAGTGTTCACAAATTCAGAAATGTTCGCGAATTAAAAACTTGTTTGtagcaaattcaaaaaaatgttcatagaTTCGGAAGATAGCGCAAAGCCTAGCCTCCCCGGCTTCCCTTTCCTTCTTCGCCGCCGCCAAAGGTTGGCACCAGGCAAGCCCAGGACACAACCAATGAAGGTGGCGACAGTCGCGCTCGGTGGTGGGCGCCTGGATCGGATCCGCTTGATCAGCCCGGCCGTTAGGAGGAGCTCCGCGCCTCCACTTGGGTCAACGTGTGTGTGGCGATCCGGGGTGAGCTCCTGGATCGGATCTGGCCGTTCCGTCCGATCCTTCCGGCTGTTCGAGACACTGCAGGTGCCCCGCGATCGGTTTCGCACGGAGGTGCCTGATATGGATCAGGACGCCTACTAGCCTTCATCCCCTGCTCGGTTTGCCTCTCCTTGCAGATCTGGGTCACAAGACTTGCCGATCCTCGATGTGGTTTGAGCAGGAGGTGGGTATTCAAATTGGGAGAAATCCCTACCCGGCCTTTCGGCCACAGCGGCGGCGACGCCCAAGGGCGCCATTTTCTTCTCCATGGAGATGCGCGTCAGATCTGCATCTACTTCCAGTATGCCATCTGTCTGCCGGACGAAAGCCCTAACTGCGGTGGGCGGCGACGACGCCTTCaacatcgttcccttcttgaaggcaccatCTTGGGAGCTATGTGGATGGTGGACACCGTTGGGTTAGTGTTGGCGGCGATCTGAATCAGGGGGTGGTGTGGCGTTGTATCTATCACGCCGACGACGGCGGGCTTGGCGGCATATGGTGCAGCAGAGTCTCGGCGGCGGATGCGTcttgatggacgagcgcagggcggtggTGTTGTCTGGAGCCGTGGTGGCATCGACGGCAGTACGGTCAACCAAGGTGAATGCGTTGATCGCTCCTAAAGATGGGACGGTGGAAGATGGCGACGGCGGATCCAGAGCGTGCACATGTAGTGCGCACTGCGGGTCGGCCAGACCAGGTGGTGCTCTCGGCCCGATGCGCGGTAGATGCGTGAGGCTACCGGATTAGATAGTGTGTGTTCATGTGGTTCAGACACATTATCAAGAGTGTAGGTGTTGCTCGACGGAtgggtggctttgggttgatcctTGTATTCATGTTGCCAGTCTTAGTTGAATAATAATAAAAATGGTTGCATGCATTGatcgatgcagaggccgagggttaTCTTCGTTTTCGAAAAACATACAAATTTGGAAAATGTACgcgaattcaaaatatgttcatggtgAAATCAAATAATGTTCGCCATGTCAAAAAATGTCCGCGAATACAAAATAAGCCCATGtctaatttaaaaatatttatgaattcaaaatatgttcaagtattctagaaacaattcaaaaaaaatgttcgcaaatttgaATATTGTTCACAAGTTCAAAAACGTTTGAGAACTCAAAAAATGTTCGCAgcaagttcaaaaaatattaacgaATTCGATAAAGGTTCGCGGTAAATTCAGAAGTTGTTCACTAATTCAATAAGTGTTCATGAATTCAATAAATGTTCGCAGTGAACTCAAAATATAttcacaaattcagaaaatgttcacatATTTAAAAACTGTCAGCAAATTAAAAATAGTTCACATATCAGTTGCGCTAATAGGACGGCACATGACGAGGACAAAACCATGCACTTGAACTAGGCCGCGGGCACAAGACGGAGCTGGCCGCATGTGCCAGCATTACACAGACGACGTTACGGATGCTGTATGGTCAACTCAGTGCAATATTAAATCTATCTCGGGTCCATTAATGTATGTTGTGTTGGATCTACAAGAAAAGAACGGCACATGATACCGTGTGTAGGCGCGGACGAGCACTCTTGTGTATTTTCGGGATCACTTCCGGCTTTCCAAATAGCACACACGGCTACCTAGAGAAAAAAGCAACGTTCTATTCTTCCATGGAGGCATTTCATCACAAGAAAGGTATACTGGACAGGTTAAGCACATCTCACAATACTTTGTATATTACTTACtcactccgtcccataatataaaagcgtttcgAAAAAGTCCTTGCAGGCTTGAGCTCATTTTATAGAGCTCGTGCTACCGGGATGCACCCATTTGATAGAGCACATTTATCCACATTTTAAGTTCGGTCGCAGCCCACAGGTGTCCCAGCTTCCTTTCAAATCAGGGCATCAACCACACGCAAATTAGGAGTGTGATGATAAAGCAGGCAGAGGCAAAGCTGAGAACCTACAACTGTAAACACGACACTATCATTACAGCAGGTCACGTCTGTTTCTGAATGTTGCACCTGTATTTAGGTTTTCCAATCCAGTTAAGAATAAAATGAGGACACTAATAATAATAAAGACTGCATATATAAAGAGAAAAATACAAGAGCTCTACTACACAGCAGTAAGAATTCAGTTGTCACTCACGTTCAAGCAACAAGACAACACAACTGAAATTAAATAAAACCATCTCAGTTCAGATAGGAAGTTTGAATAAAACTAACAGGAAATGGGTAACATAACTCGAAAAGCACTAAATTCAGATAAAGCAGCAGCTGTTGTCGGAGCAAGACTGTTCTGCCATGCCTACATTCCATGTGAAAACAGAGATTGCAAGACAAAAGATGGTTATCCAATCGGCTTCCGTGATTCCAATTCAAACTGACATCTGGATGACACTCTTATGCCCCAATTAACCCAACTTCGGCTAATCGAAGCTAGAAGTAACAACTTGACCTGAAATGCAAAGATTATTTTTTAGAAACTATAAACCAAAGCCAGTAAGCCACCCACCACAAAATATAACAAATCACTGAATCGTCTGGAACTGGCATGGGTACATAAATGCATTTTTCCCACTATTACACATGGAAATGGAGAAATATTATATGATCATGATTCATGCATTCGAACTAACCAAATAAACAGGGCATTCTGCAAAACCATTCAGGCGAGGAGGAAAGCTCATGACAGTTAAGTTTGCCAACCAAACTGAATAACTGAAGAAGATATATAAAGTTAAATTTACAAGTCTTTGGTGCAAACTATGACCCAGTATAGGGTTAATAACAAACTACAAATCCTGAAAACCAACTGAAGCAACATTTAAGAATTCAGGTGTTAACTATATAAAGTGATGGTGCCAGGTGAACTAACAAGAAAAAACAGTTACTTGCCCTCTCTACATAATTAATCATTTTTCACCTGCAATATGTATACTCGTATAGTTGATTCTGGCAATATGTAGTGTCTGAGAAAACTGAACAATTACAAGTCAACAACCAAGTAGTTCTTTCTGAACTTTAAAAACACTATAGGGTTATCCCAATAAACAAAATGGAGTTACACGTTGATCCAGTCTTTTATGTAATCAAGTCACTCGCAAAAAAAGTCACAAATATGAAACTAGTTTTACACTTGATGTTGAGTTCTAGGGAAATTGGTTGGTGCCCAGGGGAGCCCCTTCTCAATAGGGTTAAGTAATGACACACTGTGACAATACCAACAAAATTTGTAAGCACCGAATTTTATATTATGTAAATTTTGAACTAGTTTATCATGCAGTAGCTTCATAGGCATCAAATCCTGATCTGGGTGAGCAACCTACACCTGTCCTTAAATAGCTAAATCGATGGAAGTACAACCAAAAGGAAACAAATATCATTAACAGATCAAAGAGGAGATTACCTACTCCATTGTATCAAGCGCCTTGAAATTTCTTACTCATCATCTGGAGCAGGCAGAGGTGCCGACCGCATGAAGAACGGAAACGCAGGACCTCTGTGAGGCTCGGTCGACTTGTTGCAGAAGAATTCCAGCTTTGTGGTGTTCAGATTTAGCACGAACAGATATGAATGGGGCTTCCCTATGGACCAAAACTCCATGTACACATAGCCAGCCTTCATTGCCAGGATGCGCACGCGCTTCATCCACTCCTCAAGACGAAGCTTCTTCAGGTATCCAAACTCATTCAGCAACGAAACCTCCTTCTTGAGCATCCACTCAGCATTGCTGTCACGGACCCAGAGCTGCACGCACTGCTCTTTGCTGGACACAATGCAGAGCCCGCCGTGCTCCGCCATGTCCGCGACGCAGTACGATTCGCCAGGAGGGAATGGCGGCTTGATAACCGACCACACCATTGCTTCCATCTCCAGCACCAAGATCTTCTCGTCGTCCTTGCAATACCGGGACTTCTTGGTGTCTGACCGCCAGTACACGTAGCGGCCCGCGGGCGTGCCGTCGGTGCTGCATGGGATGAAGTTATACATCGCAGGCGTACCGGGCGACTCAAGCATGTCCCATTCGCGGGTGCGGGAGGAGAAGACGGCGGAGCGTGAGCCGGCCCAGCGCTCCATGACGATGACCCGGAACGAGGCGTCCGCATCGTCCGCCAAGATGGCGTAGCGCACGATGTGGGACGAATAGCGCCAGGCGTGGGGAGGGCGGAAGAAGACGGCTGTCCGCGCGAGGGGGTCATACGCGGCGAGATCCAAAGCATAGCGGCcgcgggaaaggaggaggaggccgccgtcgCAGCCGCGGAGGCGCCACTCGTCGTAGTAGTCCCCTTCGCCGTCGTCGTCCGAATCTATGGTGGG is from Triticum aestivum cultivar Chinese Spring chromosome 3A, IWGSC CS RefSeq v2.1, whole genome shotgun sequence and encodes:
- the LOC123058501 gene encoding uncharacterized protein, whose translation is MPVPHHCPKLRFVPAESRNPDVASAAVDGDFFFEDLPTIDSDDDGEGDYYDEWRLRGCDGGLLLLSRGRYALDLAAYDPLARTAVFFRPPHAWRYSSHIVRYAILADDADASFRVIVMERWAGSRSAVFSSRTREWDMLESPGTPAMYNFIPCSTDGTPAGRYVYWRSDTKKSRYCKDDEKILVLEMEAMVWSVIKPPFPPGESYCVADMAEHGGLCIVSSKEQCVQLWVRDSNAEWMLKKEVSLLNEFGYLKKLRLEEWMKRVRILAMKAGYVYMEFWSIGKPHSYLFVLNLNTTKLEFFCNKSTEPHRGPAFPFFMRSAPLPAPDDE